In the genome of Terribacillus sp. FSL K6-0262, one region contains:
- a CDS encoding AraC family transcriptional regulator, whose amino-acid sequence MKAAPDKQSTLAEVIKRFAPKEGICETSIPSLFFIRHSSAYGPVHSVYKPSVCIIVQGEKELLLGQERLLYGPNHYLVASVDLPVSGQILEASDSAPYLAMKMEFTPAEILEVMEEGTLQFTTDEDPKRGMYVSEVEHPILDVAVRLTDLLASPEDIPVLAPLIKKEILYRVLQGKHGSALAQMAIQGSYAQRIRDVIHYIRREFNQSFRIEELADIAGMSVSTLHRHFREVTAMSPIQFQKQIRLQEARHLLLYEDADIMEAALHVGYESVSQFSREYARLFGLPPRRDINRLKEEWSGVTED is encoded by the coding sequence GTGAAAGCAGCTCCAGATAAGCAATCGACACTTGCCGAGGTGATCAAGCGCTTTGCCCCGAAAGAGGGAATCTGTGAAACAAGCATCCCTTCCTTATTTTTCATTCGGCATTCAAGTGCTTACGGACCTGTACACAGTGTCTACAAACCGTCTGTCTGTATCATCGTGCAAGGAGAGAAAGAACTCCTTTTAGGGCAGGAGCGTCTACTCTATGGACCAAATCATTATTTGGTGGCTTCGGTGGATTTACCAGTTTCCGGTCAGATTTTGGAAGCATCTGATTCTGCCCCCTATTTGGCTATGAAAATGGAATTTACACCAGCTGAAATATTAGAGGTGATGGAAGAAGGCACTTTGCAGTTCACTACAGATGAGGACCCGAAGCGAGGGATGTATGTGAGTGAAGTCGAGCATCCGATATTGGATGTTGCAGTCCGGCTGACAGATCTGCTTGCATCACCGGAGGATATCCCAGTGCTCGCCCCTTTGATCAAAAAGGAGATCCTTTATCGTGTACTGCAAGGAAAACATGGCAGTGCCCTGGCACAGATGGCTATCCAGGGGAGCTATGCACAGCGTATCCGGGATGTAATCCATTACATAAGAAGGGAATTTAATCAATCCTTCCGTATCGAGGAGCTTGCTGACATTGCAGGGATGAGTGTTTCGACGCTACATCGGCATTTCAGGGAAGTCACCGCGATGAGCCCGATTCAATTTCAAAAGCAAATAAGGCTGCAGGAGGCTCGCCATCTATTGCTGTATGAGGATGCAGATATAATGGAAGCGGCGCTTCATGTGGGATATGAAAGTGTGTCCCAATTCAGCAGGGAGTATGCCAGGCTGTTCGGTTTGCCTCCGCGCAGGGACATCAATCGTTTAAAAGAGGAATGGAGCGGCGTGACTGAGGACTGA
- a CDS encoding HPr family phosphocarrier protein — protein MLEKNFRMTVETGFARYAAALVHIAGRFSSAIIMMHQGKSVDVKHVPDCILQIMNLGISIHSSFTIRADGIDEIQAMEAITDHLEGVKTINRIFDLKYR, from the coding sequence ATGCTTGAAAAAAACTTCCGTATGACAGTTGAAACAGGGTTTGCACGTTATGCGGCCGCATTGGTCCATATTGCGGGAAGGTTCTCATCTGCCATTATCATGATGCACCAAGGAAAATCTGTAGATGTAAAGCATGTCCCGGATTGCATCCTGCAGATTATGAATCTTGGCATCAGTATACACAGTTCCTTTACGATCAGAGCAGATGGGATAGATGAGATACAGGCCATGGAAGCAATTACGGATCATTTGGAGGGTGTAAAGACAATCAATAGGATTTTTGACTTGAAATATAGATGA
- a CDS encoding PLP-dependent aminotransferase family protein has translation MMITINKNEAIPLSKQIYMSFVDKIRSGLLIGGTKLPTVRQLSKDLEVSLVTVMKAYKQLEEDGFLEMSKGKGTYVKAQQQPESLPAGSDLDWQLSIPDYLHRSQYARFQDSDASYHFSSSMIDPALFPNQYMDQLIAQVFMQNPRILSQYGGIQGDLALREKMVQNLQKSKINTAPENLLITSGSQQGIDLVARTFIGPGDVVIMEAPTYPGAIDVFRSRGATILTVPIDQDGMQVDMLHGLCEKHKPKLIYTTPTFHNPTGTIMPLQRRKVLLDIAESHHCLITEDDPFSDIYFDRKPPLPIKSMDKTGHVIYLKGLSKTIAPGCRIGLIAASGSIFKRLYAAKANMDLGSPLLPQKVILPLLDSTKMEQHTKRLRAALKSRRDTVLKVLAEHAPDGVTWLNPKGGLNVWIQLPAWLDSNALLYEANKRHVSFLTGSACFAIENEHSTFRLSYSYANEKRLQEGVQILCDIMQAMQPSSSSSPTF, from the coding sequence CTGATGATCACAATTAATAAAAACGAAGCAATTCCGCTTTCCAAGCAAATATATATGTCATTCGTGGATAAAATCCGCTCCGGTTTATTGATAGGCGGAACAAAACTCCCAACAGTAAGGCAGCTGTCCAAAGATCTCGAAGTTAGCCTCGTCACGGTCATGAAGGCTTACAAACAGCTAGAAGAAGATGGTTTTTTGGAAATGAGCAAAGGCAAAGGAACTTATGTCAAAGCCCAGCAGCAGCCGGAAAGCCTTCCTGCAGGATCCGATTTGGATTGGCAGCTGAGCATTCCTGATTACCTGCACCGTTCCCAATATGCGCGTTTTCAGGATTCGGATGCGAGTTACCATTTCTCTTCCTCCATGATCGATCCGGCTTTGTTCCCGAATCAATACATGGATCAGCTGATTGCACAAGTATTCATGCAGAATCCGCGCATACTGTCGCAATACGGCGGCATTCAGGGTGACCTGGCATTACGTGAGAAAATGGTACAAAATCTGCAAAAATCAAAAATCAACACTGCACCGGAAAACCTGCTGATCACTAGCGGTTCCCAGCAAGGTATCGACCTTGTTGCTCGTACATTCATCGGTCCTGGTGATGTCGTGATCATGGAAGCACCGACATATCCTGGTGCTATCGATGTTTTCCGCAGCCGTGGCGCCACCATCCTTACTGTTCCGATTGATCAAGATGGCATGCAAGTGGATATGCTGCATGGCTTATGCGAGAAACATAAACCAAAATTGATTTATACAACACCTACTTTCCATAATCCAACGGGAACCATCATGCCGCTGCAGCGTCGAAAAGTATTGCTTGATATCGCTGAAAGCCATCATTGCCTGATCACGGAAGATGATCCATTCAGCGATATCTACTTTGACCGAAAGCCGCCGCTGCCGATCAAGAGCATGGATAAGACAGGGCATGTCATCTACTTGAAAGGGTTGAGCAAGACGATTGCGCCTGGCTGCCGTATCGGCCTGATAGCAGCTTCCGGTTCGATCTTCAAGCGGCTTTATGCAGCAAAAGCGAATATGGATCTCGGCAGCCCATTGCTGCCGCAAAAGGTGATTCTGCCGCTCCTCGATTCCACCAAGATGGAACAGCACACCAAGCGGCTTCGGGCTGCCTTGAAGAGCCGCCGTGATACGGTGCTGAAAGTCCTGGCAGAGCATGCCCCCGACGGTGTGACATGGCTGAATCCCAAGGGTGGCTTGAATGTCTGGATACAGCTGCCTGCTTGGCTGGACAGCAACGCCCTGCTATATGAAGCAAACAAGCGTCATGTCTCTTTCCTCACTGGCTCTGCTTGTTTTGCCATTGAAAATGAACATAGCACATTCCGGCTGAGCTACTCCTATGCCAATGAAAAACGATTGCAAGAAGGTGTTCAGATCCTTTGTGATATCATGCAGGCGATGCAGCCATCCAGCTCTTCTTCGCCTACCTTCTGA
- a CDS encoding zinc ribbon domain-containing protein yields MQQSGCIKCGGTDVSQKEVAMTGTGLSKLFDVQHNQFLVISCTQCGYSELYNKESSKGSNLLDLFFG; encoded by the coding sequence ATGCAACAGAGTGGCTGTATAAAATGCGGAGGTACAGATGTTTCACAAAAAGAAGTGGCAATGACGGGCACTGGCCTGTCGAAGTTATTCGATGTGCAGCATAATCAATTCCTGGTCATTTCTTGTACACAATGCGGGTATTCGGAATTATATAATAAGGAATCATCTAAAGGCAGTAATTTGCTGGATTTATTTTTTGGTTAA
- the pdxT gene encoding pyridoxal 5'-phosphate synthase glutaminase subunit PdxT — MKIGVLALQGAVAEHARTVEAVGAKAVLVKRVEQLADLDGLILPGGESTAMRRLIDRYHFLEPLRAFGASGKPIFGTCAGMILLAKRINNQETSHLGLMDVTVERNAFGRQVDSFETGLEIKGVADDFPAVFIRAPYILEAGPDVEVLSEDAGRIVAARDGHYLATAFHPELTDDTRLIAYFRDMVGEAAKARL, encoded by the coding sequence ATGAAAATCGGTGTATTGGCCCTTCAAGGTGCGGTGGCTGAGCATGCACGAACAGTGGAGGCGGTCGGCGCAAAAGCTGTCTTGGTCAAACGTGTGGAACAGCTGGCTGACTTGGATGGATTGATTTTGCCTGGCGGTGAGAGTACTGCAATGAGAAGACTGATTGATCGGTATCATTTCCTGGAGCCATTACGGGCTTTCGGTGCATCCGGAAAACCGATTTTCGGCACTTGTGCCGGAATGATTTTGTTGGCAAAACGTATCAATAATCAGGAAACGAGCCATCTGGGCCTGATGGATGTGACTGTGGAGCGGAACGCGTTCGGGCGCCAGGTTGATAGCTTTGAGACGGGCCTTGAAATAAAGGGAGTGGCAGATGATTTTCCTGCAGTTTTCATTCGGGCGCCTTATATTCTGGAAGCCGGACCTGATGTCGAGGTGCTGAGTGAAGATGCAGGGCGTATCGTCGCGGCAAGAGATGGACATTATCTGGCAACAGCCTTCCACCCGGAACTTACCGATGATACCAGATTGATTGCTTATTTCCGCGATATGGTCGGGGAAGCTGCGAAAGCTAGGCTATGA
- the pdxS gene encoding pyridoxal 5'-phosphate synthase lyase subunit PdxS, translating to MAKTGTDLVKRGMAEMQKGGVIMDVVNAEQAKIAEEAGAVAVMALERVPSDIRAAGGVARMADPTIVEEVLNAVSIPVMAKARIGHIVEARVLESMGVDYIDESEVLTPADEEYHLNKREFTVPFVCGSRDLGEAARRIGEGASMLRTKGEPGTGNIVEAVRHMRKVQSQVRKLLSMDLDEVMTFAKELGAPYEVLLQIREAGKLPVVNFAAGGVATPADAALMMQLGADGVFVGSGIFKSDNPAKFAKAIVEATTHYQDYKLIAELSKGLGTPMNGIDITSLSPENRMQERGW from the coding sequence ATGGCGAAAACAGGTACCGATTTAGTTAAACGGGGTATGGCGGAAATGCAGAAGGGCGGCGTCATCATGGATGTCGTGAACGCAGAGCAGGCGAAGATCGCGGAGGAAGCCGGTGCAGTAGCGGTTATGGCACTTGAGCGTGTACCTTCTGATATCCGGGCTGCCGGGGGAGTTGCACGGATGGCGGATCCGACAATCGTAGAAGAGGTATTGAATGCTGTTTCCATTCCGGTGATGGCGAAAGCTCGAATCGGACATATTGTCGAAGCACGCGTGCTGGAATCCATGGGTGTCGATTATATCGATGAAAGTGAAGTACTGACACCGGCAGATGAAGAGTATCATTTGAACAAGCGGGAATTCACAGTACCTTTCGTGTGCGGAAGCCGTGATTTAGGTGAAGCTGCCCGCCGCATCGGGGAAGGTGCTTCCATGCTCCGTACAAAAGGAGAGCCTGGAACCGGTAATATCGTCGAAGCGGTTCGTCACATGCGTAAGGTGCAGTCTCAAGTACGAAAGCTTCTTTCCATGGATTTGGATGAAGTGATGACATTTGCCAAAGAGCTGGGCGCACCATATGAAGTCCTGCTTCAGATCCGTGAAGCAGGCAAGCTTCCAGTCGTGAATTTTGCAGCAGGCGGTGTGGCAACGCCAGCAGATGCTGCGCTGATGATGCAGCTTGGAGCGGATGGTGTCTTTGTCGGCTCTGGTATCTTTAAATCTGATAATCCAGCGAAATTTGCCAAAGCCATCGTGGAAGCAACGACGCATTACCAGGATTACAAACTGATTGCAGAGCTTTCCAAAGGACTTGGCACGCCGATGAATGGAATCGACATCACAAGCCTCTCTCCGGAAAACAGAATGCAGGAGCGCGGCTGGTAA
- a CDS encoding class I SAM-dependent methyltransferase, whose amino-acid sequence MNKKESSLTSLISAFSRAYHSQHDTPKIFDDYIAKELILPEEIEAIKANMLKGVHFFNEHIAAKLNNDTAEILKWIIQIQLSPTPLARAAYCEQVLHNEIALGAIQYVILGAGLDTFSFRHPELQKSLHIFEVDLPEAQTFKRKRLAEANFEIPSNLHFVSMDLSKKFSFHHLIKAGFNTGKKTFFSLLGVSYYLAKEEFFDLIDHLFSYVPPGSSIVFDYADEKLFEEKGISTRVENMVKMAAASGETMKGCFSYEEMESMLERSGLLIYEHLSPSRINELYFADRKDYLSAFETIHYIHAVKK is encoded by the coding sequence TTGAATAAGAAGGAATCCAGTTTAACTTCGCTAATATCTGCTTTTAGTCGGGCATATCACAGTCAGCACGATACACCGAAGATCTTCGATGATTACATTGCCAAAGAGTTAATTCTTCCCGAGGAAATCGAGGCCATCAAGGCAAATATGCTAAAAGGCGTTCATTTCTTTAACGAACATATCGCAGCTAAACTCAATAATGATACAGCAGAAATTCTCAAATGGATAATACAGATCCAGCTTTCGCCGACTCCGTTAGCGCGTGCTGCGTACTGTGAACAAGTACTTCATAATGAAATTGCCTTAGGAGCAATACAATATGTCATACTAGGTGCCGGGCTGGATACATTCAGCTTCCGTCATCCAGAATTACAAAAAAGCCTGCATATTTTCGAGGTCGACCTTCCTGAAGCACAAACGTTCAAAAGAAAAAGGTTAGCTGAAGCCAACTTTGAGATTCCTTCCAACCTCCATTTTGTTTCGATGGATTTGTCGAAAAAATTTTCCTTCCATCATCTGATAAAGGCCGGATTTAATACTGGTAAAAAAACTTTCTTCAGTCTGCTGGGGGTATCTTATTACTTGGCGAAGGAGGAATTTTTTGACTTAATCGATCATCTATTTAGCTATGTTCCGCCTGGTAGTTCCATTGTCTTCGATTATGCCGATGAAAAACTCTTCGAAGAAAAAGGAATTTCGACCAGAGTCGAAAACATGGTGAAAATGGCTGCCGCCAGCGGGGAAACGATGAAGGGCTGCTTTTCCTATGAAGAAATGGAGAGTATGTTGGAACGATCAGGCTTGTTGATATATGAACATTTATCACCATCCAGAATAAATGAGCTCTATTTTGCGGACCGGAAAGACTACTTATCTGCTTTTGAGACAATCCATTATATTCATGCTGTAAAAAAATAA
- a CDS encoding DMT family transporter: protein MKQNQTAILLLISIIAISFAAIFVKWSDAPATILSMNRMYLACLLLAPIVWMKRKEFKKIGRREALAFVLSGACLAAHFALWFSSLKLTTVASSTIILSLQPIVAMIGGFLLYKERASRAVIITIGISIIGVVMVGWGDLGLDDPSALIGDLLSFLCVIAVVGYLLIGQNNVRKVSHWVYSFCVFLSAGVWLNIYNLAAGVPISGYGFDEWKIFLLLAVFPTLAHVIFNMLLNHVNTTTISMSVLGEPVGATLLAVWLLGEKIAPLQIVGGVIALMGVLLFLIRQSSEYRVLEAEKKGQIE from the coding sequence TTGAAACAAAATCAAACTGCCATTCTACTGCTTATATCCATCATTGCCATATCCTTTGCAGCCATCTTCGTCAAATGGTCCGATGCTCCTGCAACGATCCTCAGTATGAACCGGATGTATCTGGCTTGTTTGTTGCTGGCGCCGATTGTATGGATGAAAAGAAAGGAGTTCAAAAAAATCGGCAGGCGGGAAGCCCTTGCCTTTGTATTATCAGGAGCTTGTTTAGCAGCGCATTTCGCGCTATGGTTCAGTTCCCTTAAGCTGACGACTGTAGCGAGCTCGACCATCATCCTTTCGCTCCAGCCGATCGTCGCCATGATCGGCGGATTCCTGCTTTATAAAGAGAGGGCTTCCAGAGCCGTCATCATCACCATCGGCATTTCCATCATCGGAGTTGTCATGGTGGGGTGGGGAGACCTTGGATTGGATGATCCCTCTGCCCTCATCGGGGACCTATTATCCTTCTTATGTGTCATCGCGGTTGTCGGCTATCTGCTGATTGGACAAAACAATGTCAGGAAAGTGTCTCATTGGGTATACAGCTTCTGTGTCTTCCTGTCAGCGGGTGTATGGCTGAACATTTATAATCTCGCAGCCGGGGTGCCAATCAGCGGATACGGATTTGACGAATGGAAGATCTTTCTCCTGCTGGCTGTCTTTCCGACGCTGGCGCACGTCATATTCAATATGCTCCTGAACCATGTCAATACGACCACGATTTCGATGAGTGTATTGGGAGAGCCGGTCGGTGCGACCCTTCTCGCAGTCTGGCTGCTAGGGGAGAAAATAGCTCCTCTGCAGATAGTCGGGGGTGTGATTGCATTGATGGGAGTTCTCCTGTTTTTAATCCGGCAAAGCAGTGAGTATCGTGTATTGGAAGCAGAGAAGAAGGGACAGATTGAATGA
- the lipA gene encoding lipoyl synthase encodes MVKKTMAQRREGMLRKPEWLKIDFNTNEDYMDLKKMMREMNLHTVCEEAKCPNIYECWSVRKTATFMILGSICTRGCRFCAVTSGKPTELDWAEPERVADSVAKMGLRHAVVTAVARDDLEDGGSAVFAETVRAIHRRMPNTTVEVLPSDMKGTYESIKTLMDAKPDIFNHNIETVRRLTPTVRHRATYDRSLELLKRVKTISPDTPTKSSIMLGLGETKEEILQAMDDLLEHQVDIMTIGQYLQPSFKHLKVQKYYHPDEFAELKEIALQKGFRHCESGPMVRSSYHADEQVNPEARQRQFGGCS; translated from the coding sequence ATGGTAAAGAAAACGATGGCACAACGACGGGAAGGAATGCTCCGCAAACCGGAGTGGCTGAAGATCGACTTCAATACGAATGAGGATTACATGGATTTGAAGAAAATGATGCGGGAAATGAATCTCCATACCGTATGCGAAGAAGCAAAATGCCCTAATATCTATGAATGCTGGTCAGTACGGAAAACAGCGACTTTCATGATACTTGGCTCCATTTGTACAAGGGGCTGCCGTTTCTGTGCTGTGACTTCAGGCAAACCGACAGAGCTTGATTGGGCAGAGCCGGAACGAGTCGCCGATTCCGTTGCGAAAATGGGACTGCGCCATGCCGTTGTGACAGCGGTGGCCCGGGATGATCTGGAGGATGGCGGATCTGCTGTTTTTGCTGAAACAGTCCGTGCGATTCACCGCCGGATGCCAAATACGACGGTTGAGGTGCTGCCTTCGGATATGAAAGGTACATATGAAAGCATCAAGACACTGATGGATGCCAAGCCGGATATTTTCAATCATAATATCGAAACCGTCAGACGCCTGACTCCAACGGTCCGCCACCGTGCAACCTATGACCGTTCACTCGAATTATTGAAACGTGTCAAAACCATTTCTCCGGACACGCCTACGAAATCCAGCATCATGCTGGGACTAGGGGAAACGAAGGAAGAAATCCTGCAGGCCATGGATGATTTGCTGGAACACCAGGTCGATATCATGACGATCGGACAATACCTGCAGCCGTCCTTCAAGCACTTGAAAGTACAAAAGTATTATCATCCGGACGAATTCGCCGAGCTGAAGGAAATCGCCCTGCAAAAAGGTTTCCGGCACTGCGAATCAGGCCCGATGGTCCGCTCCTCCTATCATGCGGACGAACAAGTGAATCCAGAAGCGAGACAGCGCCAGTTCGGCGGCTGCTCATAA
- a CDS encoding biotin/lipoate A/B protein ligase family protein, whose translation MAADEMLMQWHREGRIAPVLRFYGWNPGGFSVGYFQKTKKRFNLDEIEKRGFELVRRPTGGQAVLHHQELTYSIIVKEDHPGIPSTIKEAYKVLSEGLLLGFENLGIQAEFAIPADSKPKGTANCFEEASWYEINVDGKKAAGSAQTRQKGIILQHGSIPVWLNREDLLELFLYPSDRVKERAYQSFANKATSLQEFIPAQTTMEDIRAAFYDGFQKGLDVTFERLELDEEQLEAIEQLAKEKYRDDEFLYAR comes from the coding sequence ATGGCGGCGGATGAAATGCTGATGCAATGGCACCGTGAGGGACGGATCGCCCCTGTATTACGTTTTTATGGCTGGAATCCTGGCGGCTTTTCCGTCGGCTATTTCCAAAAGACAAAGAAACGTTTCAATCTGGATGAAATCGAAAAGCGAGGCTTCGAGCTGGTGCGCAGGCCAACTGGCGGCCAGGCAGTGCTCCATCATCAGGAACTGACTTACAGCATCATTGTAAAAGAGGATCATCCTGGGATACCGTCAACGATCAAAGAGGCGTATAAGGTATTATCCGAGGGGCTGCTGCTTGGTTTTGAGAATCTGGGCATCCAAGCGGAATTCGCCATACCTGCTGACTCGAAGCCGAAGGGTACTGCCAATTGCTTTGAGGAAGCTTCTTGGTATGAAATCAATGTGGATGGAAAGAAAGCAGCTGGCAGTGCCCAAACCAGGCAAAAAGGTATCATACTCCAGCATGGTTCGATTCCGGTCTGGCTGAATCGCGAGGATCTGCTGGAATTATTCCTCTATCCAAGTGATCGTGTAAAAGAACGTGCTTACCAAAGCTTCGCAAACAAAGCGACCAGTCTGCAGGAATTCATTCCTGCGCAGACAACGATGGAGGATATACGAGCTGCCTTTTATGATGGTTTCCAAAAAGGACTTGATGTGACATTTGAAAGACTTGAACTGGATGAAGAACAGCTGGAAGCAATCGAACAGCTGGCCAAGGAGAAATATCGGGATGATGAATTCTTATATGCTCGTTAG
- a CDS encoding IS1182 family transposase (programmed frameshift), producing the protein MLNSRENDQTALEIVTIEELVPENHLLRKIETHIDFSFIREKVRPYYSADNGRPSLDPLVLFKMIFIGYLFGIRSERQLEKEIQTNIAYRWFLGLKLTDPVPHHSTISWNRCNRFKGTDIFQQIFDEIVEQAMKHRMVGGRVLFTDSTHLKANANKRKFIKKEVQEATRSYQEELDKAIQEERTKQGKKPLKSREEVTETKVVKESTTDPESGYMYREGKPEGFFYLDHRTTDMKYNIITDVHVTAGNVHDSRPYLERLERQKERFNFDVEAVALDSGYLTTPICHALNEQNIFAVIGHRRFHPTKGLMPKWKFKYVPEKDHYVCPNGQTLPLRTTNREGYKEYASDPKQCTACPLLATCTKSRNHRKVITRHVWEGSKDWVRENRLSHSGKLLYKLRKETIERSFADAKQLHGLRYCRLRGREKVQEQALMTATCQNIKKIANHLAKLG; encoded by the exons ATGTTAAATTCCAGAGAGAATGACCAAACAGCTCTTGAAATCGTAACTATAGAAGAACTTGTCCCTGAAAACCACCTATTGCGTAAGATAGAAACCCACATAGATTTCTCCTTCATCCGTGAAAAAGTTCGTCCTTATTATTCGGCGGACAATGGCCGTCCTTCCCTAGATCCTCTTGTCCTCTTTAAAATGATCTTTATCGGCTACCTTTTCGGTATCCGTTCCGAAAGGCAATTAGAGAAAGAAATCCAGACAAACATTGCTTACCGTTGGTTTTTAGGACTTAAACTCACGGACCCAGTCCCTCACCACTCTACAATAAGCTGGAATCGTTGTAATCGATTCAAGGGCACAGATATCTTCCAACAAATCTTTGATGAAATTGTAGAACAGGCAATGAAGCATCGTATGGTTGGAGGACGCGTCTTATTCACTGATTCCACCCACTTAAAAGCCAATGCGAATAAAAGAAAGTTCATCAAGAAGGAAGTACAGGAAGCTACTCGTTCATATCAGGAAGAATTGGATAAAGCAATCCAAGAAGAACGTACAAAACAAGGAAAAAAGC CTTTAAAGTCACGAGAGGAGGTGACAGAAACGAAAGTAGTGAAAGAAAGCACGACTGATCCAGAGAGTGGCTATATGTATCGAGAAGGAAAGCCTGAAGGCTTTTTCTACTTAGATCATAGAACTACGGATATGAAATATAATATTATTACCGATGTCCATGTCACGGCCGGAAATGTGCACGATTCACGGCCTTATTTGGAGCGCCTTGAACGACAGAAGGAACGCTTTAATTTTGATGTGGAAGCTGTCGCTCTGGACTCCGGTTATCTCACTACGCCAATCTGTCACGCCTTGAATGAACAGAATATTTTCGCTGTCATCGGTCACCGACGTTTTCATCCTACTAAAGGATTAATGCCTAAATGGAAGTTCAAGTATGTCCCAGAGAAAGATCATTATGTTTGTCCAAACGGACAAACATTACCTCTGCGAACAACAAATCGAGAAGGGTATAAAGAATACGCATCTGACCCTAAACAATGTACTGCTTGCCCACTGTTGGCCACATGTACGAAATCAAGAAATCATCGAAAAGTTATCACAAGGCATGTTTGGGAAGGTAGTAAAGATTGGGTGCGGGAAAATCGCCTGAGCCACTCAGGAAAGTTATTATATAAATTGCGAAAAGAAACGATAGAGCGAAGCTTTGCGGATGCGAAACAACTCCACGGGCTTCGCTATTGTAGGTTACGAGGAAGAGAAAAAGTGCAGGAACAGGCGCTGATGACAGCGACCTGTCAGAACATAAAAAAGATAGCCAACCACCTAGCAAAGCTAGGATAG
- a CDS encoding 5-methyltetrahydropteroyltriglutamate--homocysteine S-methyltransferase, with product MTIKTKTAPFRADHVGSLLRPDVLHKARQQFNNGQITKQELREIETSEIKRIVDKQIEVGLELVTDGEFRRRFWHTDFLEHLNGITGYVPETGYLFKGEETERYNIKNTGKVSFNPDHPFLEDYKVFQDIVAGRAVAKQTIPSPNQLFHTDIRDHSIYPDIEDFAADVIQAYRDAIQAFYDAGVRYLQLDDVYIATLSSPDTKFDGEHSREFLIDLARRVINGVLEGKPEDLTVTTHLCRGNYRSTYMFGGSYDLIAQDLLAKEKVDGFFLEYDDARSGTFEPLKYIPKDGPRVVLGVVTSKFGELEDKEAVINRIKEATKYIPLDQICLSPQCGFASTHHGNKLTEEEQWEKLRFIVDVAKTVWPNQ from the coding sequence ATGACAATCAAGACAAAAACGGCACCATTCAGAGCAGATCACGTAGGGAGCTTGCTTCGTCCCGATGTACTGCACAAAGCAAGACAGCAATTCAACAATGGACAAATCACCAAACAAGAGCTGCGGGAAATCGAGACATCGGAAATCAAAAGAATTGTCGACAAACAGATTGAAGTCGGACTGGAACTGGTGACGGACGGGGAATTCCGGAGAAGATTCTGGCACACTGATTTTCTCGAACACCTTAATGGAATCACGGGGTATGTCCCGGAGACAGGTTATCTGTTCAAGGGCGAGGAAACAGAACGCTATAACATAAAAAATACAGGCAAAGTATCGTTCAATCCAGATCATCCATTCCTTGAGGATTATAAAGTATTCCAAGATATCGTCGCTGGCAGGGCAGTAGCCAAACAGACGATTCCAAGTCCGAATCAGCTCTTCCATACAGATATTCGAGATCATTCGATTTATCCGGATATCGAGGACTTCGCAGCTGATGTCATCCAGGCATACAGAGATGCCATCCAGGCATTCTATGACGCAGGTGTACGCTATTTGCAGCTGGATGATGTGTATATTGCCACATTATCTTCTCCTGATACGAAATTCGATGGGGAGCACTCCCGTGAATTCTTGATCGATCTGGCACGCCGTGTCATCAATGGTGTGTTGGAAGGAAAGCCGGAGGATCTTACCGTGACAACGCATCTCTGTCGCGGAAATTACCGCTCCACGTATATGTTCGGAGGCAGCTATGATTTGATTGCCCAGGACTTATTGGCAAAAGAGAAGGTGGATGGTTTCTTCCTGGAATACGATGACGCACGATCCGGAACATTCGAACCACTGAAGTATATTCCAAAAGATGGTCCAAGAGTCGTATTGGGCGTGGTGACTTCCAAGTTCGGGGAATTGGAGGATAAGGAAGCAGTGATCAACCGGATTAAAGAAGCGACGAAATATATCCCGCTTGATCAAATCTGTCTCAGTCCCCAATGCGGTTTTGCTTCCACGCATCACGGCAACAAATTGACAGAAGAAGAGCAATGGGAAAAACTGCGCTTCATCGTTGATGTAGCGAAGACTGTTTGGCCGAACCAATGA